In a genomic window of Cynocephalus volans isolate mCynVol1 chromosome 1, mCynVol1.pri, whole genome shotgun sequence:
- the RABL3 gene encoding rab-like protein 3 isoform X3, protein MASLDRVKVLVLGDSGVGKSSLVHLLCQNQVLGNPSWTVGCSVDVRIHDYKEGTPEEKTCYIELWDVGGSVGSASSVKSTRAVFYNSVNGIILVHDLTNKKSSQNLYRWSLEALNRDLVPTGVLVTNGDYDREQFADNQIPLLVIGTKLDQIHDTKRHEVLTRTAFLAEDFNAEEINLVIEKRYFLRDGNQIPGFPDRKRFGGGTLKSLHYD, encoded by the exons GTGTTGGGAAATCTTCACTAGTCCATCTTCTATGCCAAAATCAAGTGCTGGGAAATCCATCATGGACTGTGGGCTGCTCAGTGGATGTTAGA ATTCATGACTACAAAGAAGGAACTCCAGAAGAGAAGACCTGCTATATAGAATTATGGGATGTTGGAGGCTCTGTGGGCAGTGCCAGCAGTGTGAAAAGCACAAGAGCAGTATTCTACAACTCTGTAAATG GTATTATTTTAGTACACGACTTAACAAATAAGAAGTCATCCCAAAACTTGTATCGATGGTCATTGGAAGCTCTCAACAGGGATTTGGTGCCAACAGGAGTCTTGGTGACAAATGG GGATTATGATCGGGAACAGTTTGCTGATAACCAGATCCCACTGTTGGTAATAGGGACTAAACTGGACCAGATTCATGATACCAAGCGCCATGAAGTTTTAACTAGGACTGCTTTCCTGGCTGAGGATTTCAATGCAGAAGAGATTAATTTG GTCATAGAGAAGAGATACTTTTTAAGAGATGGTAATCAG ATTCCAGGCTTTCCTGATCGAAAAAGGTTTGGGGGAGGAACATTAAAGAGCCTTCATTATGACTGA
- the RABL3 gene encoding rab-like protein 3 isoform X2: protein MASLDRVKVLVLGDSGVGKSSLVHLLCQNQVLGNPSWTVGCSVDVRIHDYKEGTPEEKTCYIELWDVGGSVGSASSVKSTRAVFYNSVNGIILVHDLTNKKSSQNLYRWSLEALNRDLVPTGVLVTNGDYDREQFADNQIPLLVIGTKLDQIHDTKRHEVLTRTAFLAEDFNAEEINLDCTNPRYLAAGSSNAVKLSRFFDKIPGFPDRKRFGGGTLKSLHYD, encoded by the exons GTGTTGGGAAATCTTCACTAGTCCATCTTCTATGCCAAAATCAAGTGCTGGGAAATCCATCATGGACTGTGGGCTGCTCAGTGGATGTTAGA ATTCATGACTACAAAGAAGGAACTCCAGAAGAGAAGACCTGCTATATAGAATTATGGGATGTTGGAGGCTCTGTGGGCAGTGCCAGCAGTGTGAAAAGCACAAGAGCAGTATTCTACAACTCTGTAAATG GTATTATTTTAGTACACGACTTAACAAATAAGAAGTCATCCCAAAACTTGTATCGATGGTCATTGGAAGCTCTCAACAGGGATTTGGTGCCAACAGGAGTCTTGGTGACAAATGG GGATTATGATCGGGAACAGTTTGCTGATAACCAGATCCCACTGTTGGTAATAGGGACTAAACTGGACCAGATTCATGATACCAAGCGCCATGAAGTTTTAACTAGGACTGCTTTCCTGGCTGAGGATTTCAATGCAGAAGAGATTAATTTG GATTGCACAAATCCACGGTACTTAGCTGCAGGTTCTTCCAATGCTGTCAAGCTCAGTAGGTTTTTTGATAAG ATTCCAGGCTTTCCTGATCGAAAAAGGTTTGGGGGAGGAACATTAAAGAGCCTTCATTATGACTGA
- the RABL3 gene encoding rab-like protein 3 isoform X4, with translation MASLDRVKVLVLGDSGVGKSSLVHLLCQNQVLGNPSWTVGCSVDVRIHDYKEGTPEEKTCYIELWDVGGSVGSASSVKSTRAVFYNSVNGIILVHDLTNKKSSQNLYRWSLEALNRDLVPTGVLVTNGDYDREQFADNQIPLLVIGTKLDQIHDTKRHEVLTRTAFLAEDFNAEEINLIPGFPDRKRFGGGTLKSLHYD, from the exons GTGTTGGGAAATCTTCACTAGTCCATCTTCTATGCCAAAATCAAGTGCTGGGAAATCCATCATGGACTGTGGGCTGCTCAGTGGATGTTAGA ATTCATGACTACAAAGAAGGAACTCCAGAAGAGAAGACCTGCTATATAGAATTATGGGATGTTGGAGGCTCTGTGGGCAGTGCCAGCAGTGTGAAAAGCACAAGAGCAGTATTCTACAACTCTGTAAATG GTATTATTTTAGTACACGACTTAACAAATAAGAAGTCATCCCAAAACTTGTATCGATGGTCATTGGAAGCTCTCAACAGGGATTTGGTGCCAACAGGAGTCTTGGTGACAAATGG GGATTATGATCGGGAACAGTTTGCTGATAACCAGATCCCACTGTTGGTAATAGGGACTAAACTGGACCAGATTCATGATACCAAGCGCCATGAAGTTTTAACTAGGACTGCTTTCCTGGCTGAGGATTTCAATGCAGAAGAGATTAATTTG ATTCCAGGCTTTCCTGATCGAAAAAGGTTTGGGGGAGGAACATTAAAGAGCCTTCATTATGACTGA
- the RABL3 gene encoding rab-like protein 3 isoform X1: protein MASLDRVKVLVLGDSGVGKSSLVHLLCQNQVLGNPSWTVGCSVDVRIHDYKEGTPEEKTCYIELWDVGGSVGSASSVKSTRAVFYNSVNGIILVHDLTNKKSSQNLYRWSLEALNRDLVPTGVLVTNGDYDREQFADNQIPLLVIGTKLDQIHDTKRHEVLTRTAFLAEDFNAEEINLDCTNPRYLAAGSSNAVKLSRFFDKVIEKRYFLRDGNQIPGFPDRKRFGGGTLKSLHYD, encoded by the exons GTGTTGGGAAATCTTCACTAGTCCATCTTCTATGCCAAAATCAAGTGCTGGGAAATCCATCATGGACTGTGGGCTGCTCAGTGGATGTTAGA ATTCATGACTACAAAGAAGGAACTCCAGAAGAGAAGACCTGCTATATAGAATTATGGGATGTTGGAGGCTCTGTGGGCAGTGCCAGCAGTGTGAAAAGCACAAGAGCAGTATTCTACAACTCTGTAAATG GTATTATTTTAGTACACGACTTAACAAATAAGAAGTCATCCCAAAACTTGTATCGATGGTCATTGGAAGCTCTCAACAGGGATTTGGTGCCAACAGGAGTCTTGGTGACAAATGG GGATTATGATCGGGAACAGTTTGCTGATAACCAGATCCCACTGTTGGTAATAGGGACTAAACTGGACCAGATTCATGATACCAAGCGCCATGAAGTTTTAACTAGGACTGCTTTCCTGGCTGAGGATTTCAATGCAGAAGAGATTAATTTG GATTGCACAAATCCACGGTACTTAGCTGCAGGTTCTTCCAATGCTGTCAAGCTCAGTAGGTTTTTTGATAAG GTCATAGAGAAGAGATACTTTTTAAGAGATGGTAATCAG ATTCCAGGCTTTCCTGATCGAAAAAGGTTTGGGGGAGGAACATTAAAGAGCCTTCATTATGACTGA